In Halothermothrix orenii H 168, the sequence AGGCCAGAAGTTATATATACCAACTGGTGATAAACAGACTGACCAGAAAGAACAGGTTTATTATGTAAAACCCGGGGATAGTTTATACAATATTGCCAGAAGATTTAATACCACAGTACAGGAGTTAAAAGATTATAATGGCCTTAAGTCAAATATGCTTTATGTGGGACAGAAATTATACATCCCATCTCCTGATAAGTCCAGTGATAACAGGGGAGAAATGGGGAAGGTTATATATTTTGTGGAACCGGGAGACAGTCTCTACTCAATTGCCACGAAATTTAAGACAACAGTTGAAAGGATAAAGGAAATTAATGCTCTGGCTTCAGACAGTCTTTATGTCGGGCAAAAGCTTTTTATTCCTTATCCAGAAGGTAGTAATACTGACCCCAAGGTTATTTATTTTGTGAAACCCGGTGATACCCTTTATATAATCGCTATAAAATTCGGAACTACAGTAGAGCTGATAAAAGAAGTAAACAATTTAAGCAGTGAAATTTTATATGTGGGTCAGAAGCTTTTAATTCCCGGTCCTCCTGAACTGGATGAAAAAGCTGATTTTGACCTCACCTATACTGTTGAACCCGGTGATAATATTTTCAGGATTGCCAGTAAATTTGGCATGGAAGTTAGTAAAATTATGTCATACAATGACCTGACATATGGTCATTTAAGGGAAGGGCAGCAAATTAAAATTCCCTTTTTCCTTCCTGATAGAGAACTTAACAATGGATTTCAGGTAACTTCAGAGGAACTGGAACTCCTTGCCAGAGCAGTGTATTCAGAAGCCAGAGGTGAACCCTTTAAAGGTCAGGTAGCGGTAGCTGCAGTTATTATCAATAGAATCAGCCATCCCTTTTTCCCCAATACGATAAGGGATGTAATTTTCCAGCCCTGGCAGTTCAGTGCGGTTCATGATGGCCAGTTCTGGCTTGAACCCAACCAAACAGCATATATTGCAGCTAAAGCTGCTTTAAGAGGTTGGGATCCAACTAAAGGAGCTATTTATTATTATAACCCTGATACTGCAACTTCTGACTGGGTTTTTTACCGGAATGTAGTTATTAAAATAGGTAATCATTATTTTGCTGTGTAGCTGAAAAAGGAGTTGTATAGCTGAAAAAGGAGTTATAAAAAGCAGCCTTATGGGGCTGCTTTTATTTTTAATTAAATTCTGTATATAACCAGGAACATTAATTATTAAAGTACCCGGTTTTAAATAAAGAAATAATTACCTGAAGGAAAAACGGGAAACGGCTTTAATTTAATATAAGGGTAGAATCCTTTCTATGTAAGTCTAAACCCGGGGGAGGGTAGTCTTATTTTTAAGATAAAAAAATTATTTTATATATTAACTATCATATTATTAATAATTTTAAATGGATGTAGTGGTGAAAAGTCAAATTTAATTGGTTCAGATCCTGTTTCCTATGGAAGAACTGTATCTGATACTGAAGCCCTGCAGGCTTTAAATGTAGCCAGAAATCAGCTAGGGAAACCCTATACCTGGGGTGGTAGGGGACCTGATGTCTTTGATTGTTCAGGGCTGATAACATATTCCTATAAAACTGCCCTTGAAAGGGATTACATATTTAAAATAGGACCTATAATATACCATGATGCTACCATGAGTGACCTCTATAACTGGAATACAACCCTGGTTCCCCTTGAAAATATGAGACCCGGTGATATTATATTTTATACCAGCAAAGAGGATGATGTAACTCATGGTGGATTGTTTGTTAAATGGAATGATTGTGATAACTTTACCTATATTCATGCTTCAGCCGTCTATAAACAGGTTATAACAGAAACGTGGACAGTTGGTGAAGAAAAATGGGGGTTGAAGCTTGTGGCTGGCGGAAGGTTAAAAAAGTTCAATAAAGAGGAAAATTATTAAAACCACCGGGTAGGTGGTTTTTTTAACTTATAATATTCCCCCTGTTAGTTGAATATATTATCAATAGCCCAATGAAATTAATAGGATAACATAAAGATATACAACACGGGGGAATTGAAATATGAAAAAAATAGTTATTATTTTTGTATTTAGTTTATTGTTAGTAATATTAAATAATAGTCTGGTTATCAGGGCATATACTACACCATCACCAGAATTACAAACTATCCAGCTGAAAAGTCGCTCTATTGAGTATGAAAGTAGTGGAAAGTTATTATCGGAATTGATAAAACTGTTTTATGAAGAACGAAACTATAATCCTGCCTGGTGTAGTCAGACAGAGATCTATCCCCAGGCCTACATATTATTAAAAATAATAAAAGAGGCTGACCGGGAAGGCCTTGACCCCTCGGCCTATTATTATTCCCTGATTTCAAATTATGTCAGGGAACTGGAAAATAAGATTATAAGAAATAGTAGTATTACCAGGGAAGTTGCGCTCAGCTTTGAATTGTTAATGACAAAAGTTTATCTAGATTATACCCTTGATTTATTGACAGGTTATACCAGAAACGGAATGTTTAATAAAATGTATGATAAACACGAGCTTATTAAGAAGTTAAACAGAGCGATAGAACAAGAAAGCCTGGGGAAATTTTTTATTGATTTATATCCCGGTCAGGAGCTGTATTTCAGAATGAGAAAGGCCTTATCCCACCTGAGAAATATATCATCTAAAGACTGGCCCAGAGTAGGTTATGGCCCCCCATTACAGCGCGGTGACTATAGTAAGAGAATCATTGAACTCAGGAGACGGCTTTATTTGTCTGGAGACCTGTCTGAGGAACAATTAAATACAGGTACCTATTTTGACAGGGAACTGGAAAAAGCAGTCAGGAAATTTCAAAGGAGGCATGGGTTAAAAGATAGTGGAATCGTTGATGATAAAACAATTGAGGCCCTGAATATTCCCGTAAAAGAAAAGATAAATAAAATTATAATAAATATGGAGAGACTAAGATGGCTTCCCAGGGATAATCCTGACCTGTGTGTAATGGTAAATATTCCAGAATATAAGCTAAAGGTTATTAGGGAAGATAAGGTTATCCTTGAATCTAAAGTTATTGTAGGAAGTAGAGAAAATCAGACTCCATCCTTTAATGACAGTATTGAGTATATTGTTTTAAATCCTTACTGGTATATACCAGATAATATTACCAGATATGAATTGTTACCTCAAATAAAAAAAGACCCGGATTATCTGGACAAACATAATATTCAGATTTTAAGTGGTTTTGAAGGAGAAGTAAAAATTATACCAGAAGACCAGATAAACTGGGATGAGGTAACACCTGAAAACTTTAGTTATAAATTACGTCAGAAACCAGGCCCGGGTAATTCCCTGGGTAGTATTAAATTTTTGTTTCCCAATGATTTCAATGTATATTTACATGACACTCCATCCAGGGGATTATTTGAATACAGGGAACGGGCTTTAAGTCATGGATGTATCAGGGTGGAAAGACCTCTGGAGCTGGCGAAAGTTCTTATAAGCCAGAGCAACTGGAGTTATAATGAAGTAATTAGTATAATAAATAGTGGTAACAGGGAGGTTATTGAACTAAAAAACCCTGTTCCAATCTATTTAATATATTTGACTGTCTGGGTTGATGATGATGGTGTAATACATTACCGGGAAGATATTTACCAGCGTGATAAAAAACTTGTTCATGAAATGATGAAAAAGGCTGTTAACGATTCATAGTTAACAGCCTTTCCAGGTTAGATTTCAATTAATTACTGGTATAGTTTGATGAACACAGGAACTGTTCGGCGTGCATGATTCCTTCATGTTTCATTTATTACTGGTATGCCTTAATGCCAAGAAGCTGGGTCAGGTTTACAAAGCGATAGTCAAGCATTCTTAAGGTATTAATTAACTCCGGTAAAGCCCTGACAGTTGCCGAGAGATCGTGGCCTTCACCACCGGCTGAATGAAAGAGAATTATGGAGTCCTTTCTGACATTTGGCAGGGTATTAATTAAAATTTTATCAACATCCTGGGTATTCCAGTCCCTGGAATCTACTGACCAGAATATAACCTTAAAACCCATATTTTTAAGTCGCTTAATTACACTGGTAGACACTGCTCCATAAGGTGGCCGTACTAAAGCCGGTGTAAGACTGGTATGATTTTTTATTGTATTACTGGTATTTGTAATTTCATTATAGAAACGTGACGATGTTGTTTTGTTCAGGTTTACATGGGACCAGGTGTGGTTAGCTACTATATGGCCTTCCCTGACCATTCGTTTTACAATATCAGGGTATCTGTCAGCCCTGCTACCCATTAAAAAGAAGGTGGCTCTTACATTATATTTTTTTAGTATATCAAGGATTTTAGGGGTATAAATGTTATCAGGACCGTCATCAAAGGTTAAGGCTATATTATATCCGTTGGTTTTACCTGATAAGAAAAAGGTATCAGGAAATAACTTTGTATACTGGGGGTCTTTTCTTTCAGGTGGTTTATACTCCGGAGCCGGTACTTTGATATACTGACCTATTTTCAGGTTATTATGACTGTATAACTGGTTTGCTTCTTTAATTCTCTTTAAAGAAATTCCATATCTTTTTGATATTTTATAAAGGGTGTCACCGGGTTTAACTTTATGAAACCTGGGCCAGGCAGGAACATAGAGAACCTGGCGTTCATATAGTTCATCTTTATCGGTCAGGTAATTTACTTTTGCTAAAAAATCCATTGGTATTTCCAGCTTTTTAGAGATTAGATAAAGAGTATCTCCTTTCTGGACACGATAAATATTGGGGCGGTAAGCATCAGGGATAATTAATGCCTGGGTTGAAAAAAATTGACCGGGATTACGTAAATTGTTTGTTCTGATAATTTCATTAACGGTTACACCATATTTTCTGGCTATACTATAAAGATTTTCCCCGGGTTTTACCCGGTGTACTTTAGCAGCTTCAATATTGAGAGGCATAAAAAGTGTTAATATAATAATAAGGGATAAGTACATTGATAAAGATTTCAAATAATGATAGTAAAATTTTTTCATAAAAGAAAATACCTCCTGTAATGGAATATATAAATAGAACATCTAATATATACTAATACAATAAAATAATGATAATACCTACATGTAAATTATGGTAAAGGAGATAAATAACTTTCGATTAATGATAAAAAATATAACTCAGGATCTGTCTAATCAAAGACAATTTCTTTAAAATCCTCTGGGTATATTAATTATTAAAAAACAAATGTTCGGTAACTGGATAAAAAAATGGTGCTGAAGGTGGGATTCGAACCCACACGGTCTTTAAGACCACATGACCCTGAATCATGCGCGTCTGCCAGTTCCGCCACTTCAGCACTTTTTTATGGTATTTTTGCTGTGCAATATATATATTAAACAATTTTTTTTTATTTGTCAAGTCTTTTATTTACTTGAAATATTATTTTTTATCATGTAAGGTAATAATAATAATAAATCAGTATTATTGTAAAGGTACTGTTTTATTATTGTAAAGGTTATAACCAAAAATAATCGCTTAATTTAATATGTTACCCACATGATATGGAGAAGTGGATAAGGAGAAGTTAAAGATAAGGAGAAAGATTTAATATAAAGGAGAAGATTTAAAATGAACATCAAAAATGAAGACAATGAAAATGTCAATCCTGAAAACAGAAAGACACGGGTCATTAAATATGGTGGTATTAAATATGTAAATAATGTCCCCCTGGAGCAGATTAACAGTTTTATAGAAGGTTTACCTGAAGATAAGAGGTCAAGTATGGCTGAAGTAACAAAAATACTTGAAGACAGGGGAATGATTACCTTAATACCTGATGATGAACCAAGTCCACCCTGTTAATATTTAAATAAGCAGGATATCTAAATTCATTTATCGAATTTAAAAAATAGCTTGAGGAGAATTGGAGGGAGAATAATGTATAAAATTATTAATAAAGAGGTACTGGCCCCCACTGTTAAGAAGATAGATGTAGAAGCTCCACTTATTGCCGGCAAAACCAGACCGGGTAATTTTATTATGCTACGTATTAATGAAAACGGGGAGCGTATTCCTCTTACAGTAGCCGATTATGATAGGGAAAAGGGGATAATAACAATAATATTTCAGGAAGTTGGTTATACAACCAGATTGCTCGGTCAACTTGAAAAAGGAGATTTTATTAAAGATATTGTCGGTCCCCTGGGCCAGCATATGGATATGGAAGGTTATGATAAGGTTGTCTGCCTCGGTGGGGGTTCGGGTACTGCCCTTTTATACCCGAAGGTAAAGGGGTTTTATGAAAAAGGTGCTGAGGTTATTGCTATAACTGGAGCCAGAACTAAAGAATTGCTTATTTTAGAGGAAGAACTGGCAAAAATAAGTCATAGACTATATATAGCTACTGATGATGGTAGTAAGGGTCATCACGGTTTTGTTACAGATATACTGGCTGAAATATTGGAAGAAGAAGAAATTGATCTGGTTGTTGCCATTGGACCGGTCCCTATGATGAAGGCTGTGTCTGATATGACCAGACCCTATGGGGTAAAAACAATCGTCAGTTTAAATTCATTAATGGTAGATGGAACCGGTATGTGTGGTGGCTGTCGGGTTACAGTAGGTGGTGAAACAAAATTTACCTGTGTAGATGGACCAGCCTTTGATGGTCACCAGGTTGATTTTGAGGAGTTAATGAATAGACTTAACTTTTATAACGAGGAAGAAAAAATGGTCAACAAAAAAGAGGTGAGTGACTGATGCCAGTAGTCAGAAAACGGGTTCCAATGAAAAATCAACCTCCTGATGAAAGAATAAAAAATTTTAAAGAGGTTCCCCTTGGTTATAATAAAAAAGAAGCCATTAAAGAAGCCGAGCGCTGCCTTCAATGTAAACACTCACCCTGTGTTTCAGGTTGTCCGGTGAATGTACCTATCCCCCGGTTTATAAAAGCCTTAAGAGAAAATGATATTAAAGGGGCAAACAGAATAATAAAGTCTAAAAATAATTTACCGGCAATCTGTGGCCGGGTCTGTCCCCAGGAAAACCAGTGTGAAAAAGTATGTGTTTTGGGTCAAAAATTTGAACCGGTAGCCATCGGTAGGCTGGAAAGATTTGTGGCTGATTTAATACTTGAGCAAGAGAAAAATAATAATTCAGGAGAAAAGACTGTAACCGACGGAGATAATATTTCTACTAATTCTGATTCCAGAGACAGGGTTGCGGTGGTTGGCTCAGGACCGGCAGGACTTACTGCTGCAGCCGATCTGGCTAAAGAAGGTTTTAAAGTAACAGTTTTTGAAGCCCTGCATGATACCGGTGGTGTTCTTCGTTATGGTATTCCTGAATTTAGATTGCCAAAGTCTATTTTAGACCAGGAAGTTGAAAATATAAAAAAACTCGGTGTGGAATTTAAATTAAATGTAATAATCGGAAAAACAATAACAATTGATGAATTATTTGAAGACGGGTATAAAGCTGTTTTTATTGGAACTGGTGCTGGATTGCCCCTATTTTTAAATATTCCTGGTGAAAATCTTAATGGGGTTTATTCAGCCAATGAATTTTTAACCAGGGTTAACCTGATGAAGGCCTATAAATTTCCTGAGTTCAAAACACCGGTTAAGGTTGGCAGGAGGGTTGCGGTAATTGGTGGTGGAAATGTGGCTATGGATGCTGCCAGAACAGCAAAAAGGCTCGGAGCTGAAAAGGTAATGGTTGTGTACCGGCGTTCAGAAGA encodes:
- a CDS encoding LysM peptidoglycan-binding domain-containing protein; the encoded protein is MKSLCNGKRLILLIIILVLVTNQLVLAGTFAPASLNIAGKDVVGLSSFQTVSEESVIPLNLSSDALKALSHQNFEIVGYTNLDTLKKDDYRSTVVYYVKPGDSLYKIASRFNITTQEIKNFNNLKTNVLYVGQKLYIPVAEQNTEVYYVRAGDSLYTIAGKFNTTISRIKQVNGLTSDMLYIGQKLYIPTGDKQTDQKEQVYYVKPGDSLYNIARRFNTTVQELKDYNGLKSNMLYVGQKLYIPSPDKSSDNRGEMGKVIYFVEPGDSLYSIATKFKTTVERIKEINALASDSLYVGQKLFIPYPEGSNTDPKVIYFVKPGDTLYIIAIKFGTTVELIKEVNNLSSEILYVGQKLLIPGPPELDEKADFDLTYTVEPGDNIFRIASKFGMEVSKIMSYNDLTYGHLREGQQIKIPFFLPDRELNNGFQVTSEELELLARAVYSEARGEPFKGQVAVAAVIINRISHPFFPNTIRDVIFQPWQFSAVHDGQFWLEPNQTAYIAAKAALRGWDPTKGAIYYYNPDTATSDWVFYRNVVIKIGNHYFAV
- a CDS encoding C40 family peptidase; this translates as MQALNVARNQLGKPYTWGGRGPDVFDCSGLITYSYKTALERDYIFKIGPIIYHDATMSDLYNWNTTLVPLENMRPGDIIFYTSKEDDVTHGGLFVKWNDCDNFTYIHASAVYKQVITETWTVGEEKWGLKLVAGGRLKKFNKEENY
- a CDS encoding L,D-transpeptidase family protein, whose translation is MKKIVIIFVFSLLLVILNNSLVIRAYTTPSPELQTIQLKSRSIEYESSGKLLSELIKLFYEERNYNPAWCSQTEIYPQAYILLKIIKEADREGLDPSAYYYSLISNYVRELENKIIRNSSITREVALSFELLMTKVYLDYTLDLLTGYTRNGMFNKMYDKHELIKKLNRAIEQESLGKFFIDLYPGQELYFRMRKALSHLRNISSKDWPRVGYGPPLQRGDYSKRIIELRRRLYLSGDLSEEQLNTGTYFDRELEKAVRKFQRRHGLKDSGIVDDKTIEALNIPVKEKINKIIINMERLRWLPRDNPDLCVMVNIPEYKLKVIREDKVILESKVIVGSRENQTPSFNDSIEYIVLNPYWYIPDNITRYELLPQIKKDPDYLDKHNIQILSGFEGEVKIIPEDQINWDEVTPENFSYKLRQKPGPGNSLGSIKFLFPNDFNVYLHDTPSRGLFEYRERALSHGCIRVERPLELAKVLISQSNWSYNEVISIINSGNREVIELKNPVPIYLIYLTVWVDDDGVIHYREDIYQRDKKLVHEMMKKAVNDS
- a CDS encoding LysM peptidoglycan-binding domain-containing protein: MKKFYYHYLKSLSMYLSLIIILTLFMPLNIEAAKVHRVKPGENLYSIARKYGVTVNEIIRTNNLRNPGQFFSTQALIIPDAYRPNIYRVQKGDTLYLISKKLEIPMDFLAKVNYLTDKDELYERQVLYVPAWPRFHKVKPGDTLYKISKRYGISLKRIKEANQLYSHNNLKIGQYIKVPAPEYKPPERKDPQYTKLFPDTFFLSGKTNGYNIALTFDDGPDNIYTPKILDILKKYNVRATFFLMGSRADRYPDIVKRMVREGHIVANHTWSHVNLNKTTSSRFYNEITNTSNTIKNHTSLTPALVRPPYGAVSTSVIKRLKNMGFKVIFWSVDSRDWNTQDVDKILINTLPNVRKDSIILFHSAGGEGHDLSATVRALPELINTLRMLDYRFVNLTQLLGIKAYQ
- a CDS encoding sulfide/dihydroorotate dehydrogenase-like FAD/NAD-binding protein, translated to MYKIINKEVLAPTVKKIDVEAPLIAGKTRPGNFIMLRINENGERIPLTVADYDREKGIITIIFQEVGYTTRLLGQLEKGDFIKDIVGPLGQHMDMEGYDKVVCLGGGSGTALLYPKVKGFYEKGAEVIAITGARTKELLILEEELAKISHRLYIATDDGSKGHHGFVTDILAEILEEEEIDLVVAIGPVPMMKAVSDMTRPYGVKTIVSLNSLMVDGTGMCGGCRVTVGGETKFTCVDGPAFDGHQVDFEELMNRLNFYNEEEKMVNKKEVSD
- the gltA gene encoding NADPH-dependent glutamate synthase, whose product is MPVVRKRVPMKNQPPDERIKNFKEVPLGYNKKEAIKEAERCLQCKHSPCVSGCPVNVPIPRFIKALRENDIKGANRIIKSKNNLPAICGRVCPQENQCEKVCVLGQKFEPVAIGRLERFVADLILEQEKNNNSGEKTVTDGDNISTNSDSRDRVAVVGSGPAGLTAAADLAKEGFKVTVFEALHDTGGVLRYGIPEFRLPKSILDQEVENIKKLGVEFKLNVIIGKTITIDELFEDGYKAVFIGTGAGLPLFLNIPGENLNGVYSANEFLTRVNLMKAYKFPEFKTPVKVGRRVAVIGGGNVAMDAARTAKRLGAEKVMVVYRRSEEEMPARNEEIEHAREEGIEFILLSSPVKIHGENGLVTALECIKMELGEKDKSGRRRPIPVEGSNWNMKLDTVIVAIGQTPNPLLTSNSRGIETESWGGIKVDENLSTSRQGVFAGGDVVTGAATVIEAMGAGKKAARSILEYLRSDNKDK